One Mugil cephalus isolate CIBA_MC_2020 chromosome 22, CIBA_Mcephalus_1.1, whole genome shotgun sequence genomic window carries:
- the il17ra1a gene encoding interleukin 17 receptor A1a, with the protein MDLLRAVLVVICVSRSSPVRILPSTCPRQDLNCTVSSSTCMDKTFLKSYEYTPSGPEELTVSVDIRDDGAKRLQPFLNASWKIKDDGSIGYLEATELHVLVKSTNENLCVRYSFKDKLSMRSPSGEKWMFSANMVVLDPAHEYQVSVFNIPKPEIEHTVYNVNKNVLVPGCQDPKMQKTQYCSETGSLWKPNISLAVSGKSALAVSFNPDGLCEKYIVIVGCSSSKKVADLNKDNQTTLNVMFSLDDWPRSCCQFDVEINPLFPKCANDCTRRMITQNICVTDTEAPEVRPYTLVSLGVVFISAMIAVLLCMFCRKLGKTDAKPPDDSYKKLQEQQQPLKQAPKVLVIYSQDHPLYRNIVLKLCAFLQAKCGTKVVVDMLDSTSVSMVGRLRWLECQRQQLNSPSDKILVLCSRGVQAKWRALCGQGRVTLREDILSPTDDMLTPFLNLFLPDMHQAGMLGKYMVAYFDGISTEQDVPSVFDIAVKYNLMKHFEDMYFRILDMEKYQPGQVNHIEGIGGDDYFNCPSGKALRNAIETFQAYQLESPDWFEKQCLDSEEEIMNESSLLIDQLQIPPVLEFVPLIRDGPPSYIQEVEINENNNSVQILTPEMEPQLSSVAELKLVVNPESRHQHPPSMYKEFMDLHNPYSEAAHIVDPLVNTPQIPSRPLWISLEEQSPCQIPTEDDEDSLLHGRSKPSTDSDQSRLDLQNSLDSNPLESCCAGIQSEYSPSSETCHSHPVEMEEDMGLEHSRHNPSSGSDQGYISKLSSQHEPPFKEDPLEALARLQETLFQQNLRYSDTGPELN; encoded by the exons ATGGATCTCCTTAGAGCGGTTTTAGTGGTCATTTGCGTGTCGCGGTCGTCACCGGTGAGGATTTTACCATCGACTTGCCCCAGACAG gATTTGAATTGCACAGTGAGCTCAA gtaCTTGTATGGACAAAACTTTTCTGAAGAGTTATGAATACACTCCCAGCGGTCCAGAGGAGCTGACCGTGTCAGTGGACATCAGAGACGACGGGGCAAAACGCTTGCAGCCTTTTCTGAATGCTAGTTGGAAGATAAAGGATGATG GCAGTATCGGTTACCTGGAAGCAACTGAACTTCATGTTCTGGTGAAGTCCACCAATGAGAACCTGTGTGTTCGATATTCTTTCAAAGACAAACTCTCAATGAGAAGTCCATCTGGTGAAAAG TGGATGTTCTCAGCTAATATGGTGGTGTTGGACCCTGCTCACGAATACCAGGTCTCTGTCTTTAACATACCCAAACCAGAGATAGAACACACTGTCTACAATGTCAATAAGAATGTCCTTGTCCCTG GCTGTCAAGATCCCAAAATGCAGAAAACCCAGTACTGCAGTGAGACAG GAAGTCTGTGGAAGCCAAACATCAGTCTGGCAGTGAGTGGAAAATCTGCTCTGGCTGTTAGTTTCAACCCTGACGGATTGTGTGAGAAGTACATAGTTATTGTTGGGTGCTCAAGTTCCAAGAAAGTAGCTGACTTAAACAAG GACAATCAGACCACCTTGAATGTCATGTTCAGCCTTGATGATTGGCCACGATCCTGCTGTCAGTTTGATGTTGAG ATCAACCCCCTGTTCCCAAAGTGTGCCAATGACTGTACCCGTCGAATGATAACTCAGAATATTTGTGTGACAG ATACAGAAGCCCCAGAAGTCCGTCCATACACATTAGTCTCCTTGGGAGTCGTGTTTATTAGTGCAATGATAGCAGTTCTTCTGTGTATGTTCTGCAGGAAACTAG GCAAAACTGATGCTAAACCACCAGATGATTCATATAAGAAACTACAGGAGCAACAGCAGCCGCTTAAACAAGCTCCCAAAGTGCTAGTTATCTATTCACAGGACCATCCCCTTTATAGGAACATAGTGCTGAAGCTCTGTGCTTTCCTTCAAGCCAAGTGTGGCACAAAGGTTGTGGTAGACATGTTAGACTCAACCTCAGTTAGCATGGTGGGTCGCCTTCGCTGGCTCGAGTGTCAACGGCAGCAACTAAACAGCCCTTCTGACAAAATCTTGGTTCTGTGCTCACGAGGAGTCCAGGCCAAGTGGAGGGCTTTGTGTGGTCAAGGGCGAGTGACACTGAGGGAAGATATTCTCTCCCCCACAGATGACATGCTCACTCCCTTTCTCAACCTCTTCCTACCAGACATGCACCAGGCAGGTATGCTGGGCAAGTACATGGTAGCTTACTTTGATGGGATCAGCACTGAACAGGATGTTCCGTCAGTGTTTGACATTGCAGTCAAATACAATTTGATGAAGCACTTTGAAGACATGTACTTTCGCATCTTAGATATGGAGAAGTATCAGCCAGGTCAAGTCAACCACATTGAAGGAATTGGTGGCGATGACTATTTCAACTGTCCCTCAGGTAAAGCCCTTAGGAATGCCATTGAAACCTTCCAGGCTTATCAGCTGGAAAGTCCTGACTGGTTTGAGAAGCAGTGTCTAGACAGTGAAGAGGAGATCATGAATGAATCCAGTTTGCTTATTGACCAACTGCAGATCCCTCCTGTCCTAGAGTTTGTCCCTTTAATTAGAGATGGGCCTCCAAGCTATATTCAAGAggtagaaataaatgaaaacaacaatagCGTTCAGATTCTCACACCTGAAATGGAGCCCCAGTTGTCATCAGTGGCAGAACTTAAACTGGTAGTGAATCCTGAGAGTAGACATCAGCATCCACCAAGCATGTATAAGGAGTTCATGGATCTTCACAACCCTTATTCAGAGGCTGCCCACATAGTTGACCCTCTTGTAAATACACCACAAATACCATCAAGACCACTTTGGATCTCCCTTGAGGAACAATCCCCGTGTCAAATTCCCactgaggatgatgaggattcCCTACTTCATGGTAGGAGTAAGCCTTCAACCGATTCAGACCAGAGCAGACTCGACCTACAGAACTCTCTGGATTCAAATCCATTGGAGTCCTGTTGTGCAGGCATACAGAGCGAGTATTCTCCTTCATCTGAAACTTGCCACTCTCATcctgtggagatggaggaggacatgggtTTGGAGCATAGCAGACACAACCCAAGCAGTGGATCTGATCAAGGTTACATCTCCAAATTATCCTCCCAACATGAACCCCCCTTTAAAGAGGATCCATTGGAGGCTTTGGCAAGACTGCAGGAGACACTATTTCAGCAAAATCTCAGATACTCTGACACAGGTCCTGAATTGAACTGA